One Osmerus eperlanus chromosome 13, fOsmEpe2.1, whole genome shotgun sequence genomic region harbors:
- the LOC134032496 gene encoding zinc finger protein 324B-like isoform X2, with protein sequence METVRNTFHAQLATVMDSLLAAAVCEIAKIFESSLCEQQAELTQRGEEISALRGRLERAERKLRKGGDGGDVGTGPGPGRREGGGDNSPRHRADPGAGSSGKDAFSETDPHHQEVSESPFRVKEETEQGRATFKQEFKESGPSPNADEVHTSEGSQRLGDPLADTRGTKPVLSHWEEASRDDPRPRPLQDQGTSARSDPSSAPQRDWLPGLDAGRSGEAGLELLAEGGGYPPSGGTTGGDGEANFYRPALGHEEEGEEEEEEEEEDDPALLFLDQNPDQDLAPEAGRDTRQDHNQRGASSSWRPRDRPRRANAARDPLRPHTPNALPNTHKHPHPLGHVGGGARPYTCPYCGKAFTYPSHQRRHLLRHTGVRLHPCSVCDKSFLTPSELTVHTRVHTGERPFGCSQCGKRFARSGNLRAHQRDVHMGKRPFGCDECGKRFAHRGNLRVHHHRVHQGAPYFLDPLQDGSPLPSNG encoded by the exons ATGGAGACAGTGAGGAATACGTTCCACGCTCAGCTAGCCACCGTCATGGACTCACTCCTGGCGGCGGCGGTGTGTGAGATCGCCAAGATATTCGAGAGCAGCCTGTGTGAGCAGCAGGCAGAGCTgacgcagagaggagaggagatctcGGCGCTAAGAGGCAGGCTGGAACGGGCAGAGAGGAAactgaggaagggaggagatggaggggatgtGGGGactggaccaggaccaggcaggagagagggaggaggagataacAGTCCCAGACACCGGGCTGATCCAGGAGCTG GGAGCTCGGGAAAGGATGCCTTCAGCGAGACAGATCCTCACCATCAGGAGGTCAGTGAGAGCCCTTTCAGGGTTAAGGAGGAGACAGAGCAGGGAAGAGCCACATTCAAACAGGAG TTTAAGGAATCAGGCCCTAGCCCAAATGCTGATGAAGTCCATACCTCAGAGGGGAGCCAGAGGCTGGGAGACCCCCTGGCTGACACAAGAGGCACCAAGCCAGTGT TATCTCATTGGGAGGAGGCCTCCAGAGATgaccccaggcccagacccCTCCAGGACCAGGGCACCTCAGCCCGGTCGGACCCCAGCTCTGCCCCGCAGAGGGACTGGCTGCCTGGGCTGGACGCCGGGCGCAGTGGGGAGGCTGGACTGGAGCTGCTggcagaggggggaggctaTCCTCCATCTGGGGGTACCACAGGAGGAGACGGCGAGGCTAACTTCTACAGGCCTGCGCTCGGgcacgaggaggagggagaagaggaggaggaggaggaggaggaagacgacccagccctcctcttcctcgaccAGAACCCCGACCAGGACCTGGCCCCGGAGGCCGGCAGGGACACGCGACAGGACCACAACCAGAGGGGCGCCTCGTCGTCGTGGCGACCGCGGGATCGACCCAGGCGGGCCAACGCCGCGAGGGACCCGCTCCGACCCCACACCCCCAACGCCCTCCCgaacacgcacaaacacccccaccccctggggCACGTCGGGGGCGGGGCGCGGCCGTACACCTGCCCCTACTGCGGCAAGGCCTTCACCTACCCCTCCCACCAGCGGCGCCACCTGCTGCGCCACACGGGCGTGAGGCTGCACCCCTGCTCCGTGTGTGACAAGAGCTTCCTCACGCCGTCGGAGCTGACGGTGCACACGCGCGTGCACACGGGCGAGCGGCCGTTCGGCTGCAGCCAGTGCGGCAAGCGCTTCGCCCGCAGCGGCAACCTGCGAGCCCACCAGAGGGACGTCCACATGGGCAAGAGGCCCTTCGGCTGCGACGAGTGCGGCAAGAGGTTCGCTCACCGCGGCAACCTGAGGGTGCATCACCACCGCGTGCACCAGGGAGCGCCCTACTTCCTAGACCCCCTGCAGGACGGCAGCCCGTTGCCCTCAAATGGGtag
- the LOC134032496 gene encoding zinc finger protein 324B-like isoform X1, with translation METVRNTFHAQLATVMDSLLAAAVCEIAKIFESSLCEQQAELTQRGEEISALRGRLERAERKLRKGGDGGDVGTGPGPGRREGGGDNSPRHRADPGAAGSSGKDAFSETDPHHQEVSESPFRVKEETEQGRATFKQEFKESGPSPNADEVHTSEGSQRLGDPLADTRGTKPVLSHWEEASRDDPRPRPLQDQGTSARSDPSSAPQRDWLPGLDAGRSGEAGLELLAEGGGYPPSGGTTGGDGEANFYRPALGHEEEGEEEEEEEEEDDPALLFLDQNPDQDLAPEAGRDTRQDHNQRGASSSWRPRDRPRRANAARDPLRPHTPNALPNTHKHPHPLGHVGGGARPYTCPYCGKAFTYPSHQRRHLLRHTGVRLHPCSVCDKSFLTPSELTVHTRVHTGERPFGCSQCGKRFARSGNLRAHQRDVHMGKRPFGCDECGKRFAHRGNLRVHHHRVHQGAPYFLDPLQDGSPLPSNG, from the exons ATGGAGACAGTGAGGAATACGTTCCACGCTCAGCTAGCCACCGTCATGGACTCACTCCTGGCGGCGGCGGTGTGTGAGATCGCCAAGATATTCGAGAGCAGCCTGTGTGAGCAGCAGGCAGAGCTgacgcagagaggagaggagatctcGGCGCTAAGAGGCAGGCTGGAACGGGCAGAGAGGAAactgaggaagggaggagatggaggggatgtGGGGactggaccaggaccaggcaggagagagggaggaggagataacAGTCCCAGACACCGGGCTGATCCAGGAGCTG CAGGGAGCTCGGGAAAGGATGCCTTCAGCGAGACAGATCCTCACCATCAGGAGGTCAGTGAGAGCCCTTTCAGGGTTAAGGAGGAGACAGAGCAGGGAAGAGCCACATTCAAACAGGAG TTTAAGGAATCAGGCCCTAGCCCAAATGCTGATGAAGTCCATACCTCAGAGGGGAGCCAGAGGCTGGGAGACCCCCTGGCTGACACAAGAGGCACCAAGCCAGTGT TATCTCATTGGGAGGAGGCCTCCAGAGATgaccccaggcccagacccCTCCAGGACCAGGGCACCTCAGCCCGGTCGGACCCCAGCTCTGCCCCGCAGAGGGACTGGCTGCCTGGGCTGGACGCCGGGCGCAGTGGGGAGGCTGGACTGGAGCTGCTggcagaggggggaggctaTCCTCCATCTGGGGGTACCACAGGAGGAGACGGCGAGGCTAACTTCTACAGGCCTGCGCTCGGgcacgaggaggagggagaagaggaggaggaggaggaggaggaagacgacccagccctcctcttcctcgaccAGAACCCCGACCAGGACCTGGCCCCGGAGGCCGGCAGGGACACGCGACAGGACCACAACCAGAGGGGCGCCTCGTCGTCGTGGCGACCGCGGGATCGACCCAGGCGGGCCAACGCCGCGAGGGACCCGCTCCGACCCCACACCCCCAACGCCCTCCCgaacacgcacaaacacccccaccccctggggCACGTCGGGGGCGGGGCGCGGCCGTACACCTGCCCCTACTGCGGCAAGGCCTTCACCTACCCCTCCCACCAGCGGCGCCACCTGCTGCGCCACACGGGCGTGAGGCTGCACCCCTGCTCCGTGTGTGACAAGAGCTTCCTCACGCCGTCGGAGCTGACGGTGCACACGCGCGTGCACACGGGCGAGCGGCCGTTCGGCTGCAGCCAGTGCGGCAAGCGCTTCGCCCGCAGCGGCAACCTGCGAGCCCACCAGAGGGACGTCCACATGGGCAAGAGGCCCTTCGGCTGCGACGAGTGCGGCAAGAGGTTCGCTCACCGCGGCAACCTGAGGGTGCATCACCACCGCGTGCACCAGGGAGCGCCCTACTTCCTAGACCCCCTGCAGGACGGCAGCCCGTTGCCCTCAAATGGGtag
- the LOC134032496 gene encoding zinc finger protein 324B-like isoform X3 encodes METVRNTFHAQLATVMDSLLAAAVCEIAKIFESSLCEQQAELTQRGEEISALRGRLERAERKLRKGGDGGDVGTGPGPGRREGGGDNSPRHRADPGAAGSSGKDAFSETDPHHQEFKESGPSPNADEVHTSEGSQRLGDPLADTRGTKPVLSHWEEASRDDPRPRPLQDQGTSARSDPSSAPQRDWLPGLDAGRSGEAGLELLAEGGGYPPSGGTTGGDGEANFYRPALGHEEEGEEEEEEEEEDDPALLFLDQNPDQDLAPEAGRDTRQDHNQRGASSSWRPRDRPRRANAARDPLRPHTPNALPNTHKHPHPLGHVGGGARPYTCPYCGKAFTYPSHQRRHLLRHTGVRLHPCSVCDKSFLTPSELTVHTRVHTGERPFGCSQCGKRFARSGNLRAHQRDVHMGKRPFGCDECGKRFAHRGNLRVHHHRVHQGAPYFLDPLQDGSPLPSNG; translated from the exons ATGGAGACAGTGAGGAATACGTTCCACGCTCAGCTAGCCACCGTCATGGACTCACTCCTGGCGGCGGCGGTGTGTGAGATCGCCAAGATATTCGAGAGCAGCCTGTGTGAGCAGCAGGCAGAGCTgacgcagagaggagaggagatctcGGCGCTAAGAGGCAGGCTGGAACGGGCAGAGAGGAAactgaggaagggaggagatggaggggatgtGGGGactggaccaggaccaggcaggagagagggaggaggagataacAGTCCCAGACACCGGGCTGATCCAGGAGCTG CAGGGAGCTCGGGAAAGGATGCCTTCAGCGAGACAGATCCTCACCATCAGGAG TTTAAGGAATCAGGCCCTAGCCCAAATGCTGATGAAGTCCATACCTCAGAGGGGAGCCAGAGGCTGGGAGACCCCCTGGCTGACACAAGAGGCACCAAGCCAGTGT TATCTCATTGGGAGGAGGCCTCCAGAGATgaccccaggcccagacccCTCCAGGACCAGGGCACCTCAGCCCGGTCGGACCCCAGCTCTGCCCCGCAGAGGGACTGGCTGCCTGGGCTGGACGCCGGGCGCAGTGGGGAGGCTGGACTGGAGCTGCTggcagaggggggaggctaTCCTCCATCTGGGGGTACCACAGGAGGAGACGGCGAGGCTAACTTCTACAGGCCTGCGCTCGGgcacgaggaggagggagaagaggaggaggaggaggaggaggaagacgacccagccctcctcttcctcgaccAGAACCCCGACCAGGACCTGGCCCCGGAGGCCGGCAGGGACACGCGACAGGACCACAACCAGAGGGGCGCCTCGTCGTCGTGGCGACCGCGGGATCGACCCAGGCGGGCCAACGCCGCGAGGGACCCGCTCCGACCCCACACCCCCAACGCCCTCCCgaacacgcacaaacacccccaccccctggggCACGTCGGGGGCGGGGCGCGGCCGTACACCTGCCCCTACTGCGGCAAGGCCTTCACCTACCCCTCCCACCAGCGGCGCCACCTGCTGCGCCACACGGGCGTGAGGCTGCACCCCTGCTCCGTGTGTGACAAGAGCTTCCTCACGCCGTCGGAGCTGACGGTGCACACGCGCGTGCACACGGGCGAGCGGCCGTTCGGCTGCAGCCAGTGCGGCAAGCGCTTCGCCCGCAGCGGCAACCTGCGAGCCCACCAGAGGGACGTCCACATGGGCAAGAGGCCCTTCGGCTGCGACGAGTGCGGCAAGAGGTTCGCTCACCGCGGCAACCTGAGGGTGCATCACCACCGCGTGCACCAGGGAGCGCCCTACTTCCTAGACCCCCTGCAGGACGGCAGCCCGTTGCCCTCAAATGGGtag
- the LOC134032496 gene encoding zinc finger protein 648-like isoform X4 yields the protein METVRNTFHAQLATVMDSLLAAAVCEIAKIFESSLCEQQAELTQRGEEISALRGRLERAERKLRKGGDGGDVGTGPGPGRREGGGDNSPRHRADPGAGSSGKDAFSETDPHHQEFKESGPSPNADEVHTSEGSQRLGDPLADTRGTKPVLSHWEEASRDDPRPRPLQDQGTSARSDPSSAPQRDWLPGLDAGRSGEAGLELLAEGGGYPPSGGTTGGDGEANFYRPALGHEEEGEEEEEEEEEDDPALLFLDQNPDQDLAPEAGRDTRQDHNQRGASSSWRPRDRPRRANAARDPLRPHTPNALPNTHKHPHPLGHVGGGARPYTCPYCGKAFTYPSHQRRHLLRHTGVRLHPCSVCDKSFLTPSELTVHTRVHTGERPFGCSQCGKRFARSGNLRAHQRDVHMGKRPFGCDECGKRFAHRGNLRVHHHRVHQGAPYFLDPLQDGSPLPSNG from the exons ATGGAGACAGTGAGGAATACGTTCCACGCTCAGCTAGCCACCGTCATGGACTCACTCCTGGCGGCGGCGGTGTGTGAGATCGCCAAGATATTCGAGAGCAGCCTGTGTGAGCAGCAGGCAGAGCTgacgcagagaggagaggagatctcGGCGCTAAGAGGCAGGCTGGAACGGGCAGAGAGGAAactgaggaagggaggagatggaggggatgtGGGGactggaccaggaccaggcaggagagagggaggaggagataacAGTCCCAGACACCGGGCTGATCCAGGAGCTG GGAGCTCGGGAAAGGATGCCTTCAGCGAGACAGATCCTCACCATCAGGAG TTTAAGGAATCAGGCCCTAGCCCAAATGCTGATGAAGTCCATACCTCAGAGGGGAGCCAGAGGCTGGGAGACCCCCTGGCTGACACAAGAGGCACCAAGCCAGTGT TATCTCATTGGGAGGAGGCCTCCAGAGATgaccccaggcccagacccCTCCAGGACCAGGGCACCTCAGCCCGGTCGGACCCCAGCTCTGCCCCGCAGAGGGACTGGCTGCCTGGGCTGGACGCCGGGCGCAGTGGGGAGGCTGGACTGGAGCTGCTggcagaggggggaggctaTCCTCCATCTGGGGGTACCACAGGAGGAGACGGCGAGGCTAACTTCTACAGGCCTGCGCTCGGgcacgaggaggagggagaagaggaggaggaggaggaggaggaagacgacccagccctcctcttcctcgaccAGAACCCCGACCAGGACCTGGCCCCGGAGGCCGGCAGGGACACGCGACAGGACCACAACCAGAGGGGCGCCTCGTCGTCGTGGCGACCGCGGGATCGACCCAGGCGGGCCAACGCCGCGAGGGACCCGCTCCGACCCCACACCCCCAACGCCCTCCCgaacacgcacaaacacccccaccccctggggCACGTCGGGGGCGGGGCGCGGCCGTACACCTGCCCCTACTGCGGCAAGGCCTTCACCTACCCCTCCCACCAGCGGCGCCACCTGCTGCGCCACACGGGCGTGAGGCTGCACCCCTGCTCCGTGTGTGACAAGAGCTTCCTCACGCCGTCGGAGCTGACGGTGCACACGCGCGTGCACACGGGCGAGCGGCCGTTCGGCTGCAGCCAGTGCGGCAAGCGCTTCGCCCGCAGCGGCAACCTGCGAGCCCACCAGAGGGACGTCCACATGGGCAAGAGGCCCTTCGGCTGCGACGAGTGCGGCAAGAGGTTCGCTCACCGCGGCAACCTGAGGGTGCATCACCACCGCGTGCACCAGGGAGCGCCCTACTTCCTAGACCCCCTGCAGGACGGCAGCCCGTTGCCCTCAAATGGGtag
- the LOC134032677 gene encoding zinc finger protein 28-like: MSDYARRAFRMQLGTIMDAVMKTAVCEIAKIFEGSLCEQQLELTQRVEEISMLRGKLDKAERRLRGDEGKRIPAVELHVDVETFSKNISTMMTDPDTRDDVPDYWCAPVQSDELLASSSNAGQENECPSVTLKPLTVTLWRMPDIKQEVEDDFEPHLMTALTTSPPGIRMEADCGLEGRLRDSIQQLHLPLIAEEYACGQNPAMLGRIKQEECETTINSEAPKLKRRRKSKHHKRSQNTNMSQMKPPKLNEGQISYKCKFCKRVFETEVGLKVHSWLHKKCPNCHDIFPFPSILRRHIKMCCRVKEETGTTERKPNTNSQTVTPTSPRKKKKNLPDYLANEGTTSANSPKQHTCKHCPRKFRTKAYLRMHVKNFHDEPWKYPGRKRDLVWTVPFEENTEHQTHTTNPRRRHRNLAALSKLNPKGKGNVLETLGKRVSNGYKCKVCKKVFCTKSLFKEHVPLHTDDKPLQCRRCGQSFRIHARLSRHHRICTGPLKSLQCEDCSTTYANQIMLSRHMMDVHKRKPHTCKICGKGFSYMGSLREHYKRLHA, translated from the exons ATGTCAGACTATGCCAGGAGGGCGTTCAGGATGCAGTTGGGGACCATCATGGATGCCGTTATGAagactgctgtgtgtgagattgCCAAGATCTTCGAGGGCAGCCTGTGTGAGCAGCAGTTGGAGCTGACTCAGCGTGTGGAGGAGATCTCCATGCTCCGGGGAAAGCTGGacaaggcagagaggaggctgaggggCGATGAGGGGAAACGGATACCAGCAGTGGAACTGCATGTTGACGTAGAGACCTTCAGCAAAAACATATCCACAATGATGACAGATCCAGATACACGAGATGATG TTCCTGACTACTGGTGCGCTCCTGTCCAGAGTGATGAGCTGTTGGCCTCGTCCTCCAATGCCGGACAGGAGAACGAGTGTCCAAGCGTGACGCTAAAGCCGCTGACTGTGACACTGTGGCGCATGCCCGACATCAAACAGGAG GTAGAAGATGACTTTGAACCACACCTGATGACAGCCCTTACAACAAGTCCTCCTGGTATAA GGATGGAAGCAGACTGTGGCCTGGAGGGGCGACTCAGGGACAGCATTCAACAGCTCCACCTTCCTCTGATCGCGGAAGAGTATGCCTGTGGTCAAAATCCGGCAATGTTAGGTAGAATCAAGCAAGAAGAGTGTGAAACCACCATCAACTCTGAAGCACCGAAGCTTAAAAGAAGACGCAAATCGAAGCACCACAAAAGATCCCAAAATACCAACATGTCACAGATGAAACCGCCAAAGTTAAACGAAGGACAAATAAGTTATAAATGCAAATTTTGCAAGAGAGTTTTCGAGACAGAAGTCGGCCTGAAAGTGCACTCATGGTTGCACAAGAAGTGTCCAAACTGCCACGACATATTCCCCTTCCCTAGTATCCTCCGAAGGCATATTAAGATGTGCTGCCGGGTAAAGGAGGAGACGGGGACCACAGAAAGGAAACCGAACACCAACAGTCAAACCGTTACGCCTACCTCTCCacgcaagaagaagaagaatctcCCTGACTACCTGGCAAACGAGGGAACTACCTCTGCGAATTCCCCAAAACAGCACACCTGCAAACATTGCCCTCGCAAGTTCCGAACAAAGGCCTATTTAAGGATGCATGTGAAAAACTTCCACGACGAACCATGGAAGTATCCCGGAAGGAAGAGAGACCTGGTTTGGACCGTCCCTTTcgaggagaacacagaacaccagacgCACACCACCAACCCTCGCAGGAGACACAGAAATCTAGCTGCTTTGAGTAAGTTGAATCCCAAGGGCAAAGGAAATGTACTGGAGACTCTTGGTAAGAGGGTCTCTAATGGCTATAAGTGCAAAGTGTGCAAGAAGGTTTTCTGCACTAAGAGCCTCTTTAAAGAACATGTACCCCTCCACACCGATGACAAGCCGCTTCAGTGCAGACGCTGTGGTCAGAGCTTCCGGATTCACGCACGCTTGTCCAGACATCATAGGATTTGCACTGGGCCACTCAAGAGTTTGCAGTGTGAGGATTGCAGCACAACATATGCCAACCAGATAATGCTAAGCAGACATATGATGGATGTCCACAAAAGGAAGCCCCACACCTGCAAGATCTGTGGAAAGGGCTTCTCATACATGGGGAGCCTGAGGGAACACTATAAACGACTCCATGCCTGA